From one Solanum stenotomum isolate F172 chromosome 12, ASM1918654v1, whole genome shotgun sequence genomic stretch:
- the LOC125848753 gene encoding triacylglycerol lipase OBL1-like produces the protein MASSSCNKSFCSNYMLLKPEECSVSDLARILFSSKNLGQKEFVDVDTPNEELNMTKEPLSRRWVFFISILVQKVLIKIAKPLAGFGNTIEYWLNLQNINGGFFRLIFNSLRGRAVVPDKESAAYLSFIGNLDKRVELDFSKIVEEVEGRRGYDEAISIMAAKAAYENKAWIETTVNQHWKMDFVGSFDFWNDYQQKATTQAFVLQDKNVDPELIVVAFRGTEFFNSDDWISDFNLSWYDIPGMGKVHAGFMKALGLQKSHGWPKEIEQTDTNNINQPSPAYYFLRKLLKQLLEKNENAKFVVTGHSLGGALAILFPAILAYHEESWLLKRLGGVYTFGQPRVGDENFVEYMKEQLAKYEVPYYRVVYSNDMVPRLPYDNLTFMFKHFGTCIYYNSLYKKQILGEEPDKNGLALLLFLPKMLNAGWELIRSCILPCVNGWKYQEGGLLLFMRVVGLLLPGIPAHCPQDYVNATRLGSLKTSQSSKRLA, from the exons ATGGCGAGCAGTAGTTGCAACAAGTCTTTCTGCAGCAACTATATGCTACTAAAGCCAGAAGAATGTAGTGTATCAGATTTGGCAAGAATTTTGTTTTCCAGTAAAAATTTGGGACAAAAAGAATTCGTAGATGTAGACACCCCTAATGAAGAATTGAACATGACTAAGGAGCCTTTGTCACGTAGATGGGTGTTTTTTATTTCCATTCTAGTCCAGAAGGTTTTAATAAAAATTGCTAAACCTTTAGCAGGGTTCGGCAATACAATTGAATACTGGCTTAACCTTCAAAACATCAACGGCGGCTTCTTCCGTCTTATTTTCAACTCCTTAAGAG GTAGAGCTGTAGTACCGGATAAGGAATCAGCGGCGTACTTGTCATTTATTGGAAATTTGGATAAAAGAGTTGAGCTGGATTTTAGTAAGATTgttgaagaagttgaaggaCGTAGAGGATATGATGAAGCAATCAGTATAATGGCTGCAAAAGCAGCTTACGAGAACAAAGCATGGATTGAAACTACTGTCAACCAACACTGGAAG ATGGATTTCGTGGGCTCCTTTGATTTCTGGAATG ATTATCAACAGAAAGCTACTACACAAGCATTTGTGCTTCAGGATAAAAACGTAGACCCTGAGTTGATTGTTGTTGCATTTAGAGGAACTGAATTCTTCAATTCTGATGATTGGATCTCCGACTTTAATCTCTCTTGGTATGACATTCCAGGTATGGGCAAAGTCCATGCCGGATTTATGAAAGCTCTCGGCTTACAAAAGAGCCACGGATGGCCCAAAGAAATCGAACAAACTgatactaataatattaatcaGCCATCTCCGGCCTACTATTTCCTAAGAAAATTGCTCAAACAACTTCtggagaaaaatgaaaatgcaaaGTTTGTGGTTACTGGTCACAGCTTAGGCGGAGCACTTGCAATTTTATTTCCAGCAATATTGGCATACCATGAGGAATCTTGGCTGTTGAAAAGATTAGGTGGCGTTTATACATTTGGTCAGCCAAGAGTTGGAGATGAAAATTTTGTTGAGTATATGAAGGAACAATTAGCAAAATATGAGGTTCCATACTATAGAGTTGTGTACAGCAATGACATGGTACCAAGATTGCCATATGATAATTTAACTTTCATGTTCAAGCACTTTGGAACTTGCATCTATTACAATAGCCTCTACAAAAAACAA ATTTTAGGTGAAGAACCAGACAAGAATGGGTTGGCTCTGCTACTGTTTTTACCGAAGATGTTAAATGCGGGTTGGGAGCTGATCAGAAGTTGTATTCTACCATGTGTAAACGGATGGAAGTATCAAGAAGGAGGGCTTCTTCTTTTCATGAGAGTGGTAGGGTTGCTACTCCCAGGCATACCAGCTCATTGTCCTCAGGATTATGTTAATGCTACCAGGCTCGGATCACTCAAAACCTCTCAAAGTAGCAAAAGATTGGCATAA
- the LOC125848752 gene encoding triacylglycerol lipase OBL1-like yields the protein MANNSCNKSFCRNYMLLKPEECSVLDLAKILFSHKSLGEKEFVDCPNEEMIKEPLSRRWVIFLSILVQKILLAIAKPLAGFGNGIEYWLNLQNVNGGFFRLLFKSLICKAVSPDKESAAYLSFIGNLDKRVELDFSKNVGGRRRYDEAISMMAAKAAYENKAYVETTVTDHWKMDLVGSFDFWNQYQQKATTQAFVLQDKNVDPELIVVAFRGTEFFNSDDWISDFNLSWYDIPGMGKVHAGFVQALGLQKSLGWPKNIVQTDDNINHPPPAYYFLRKLLKQLLEKNEKARFVVTGHSLGGALAILFPAILAFHEESWLLKRLGGVYTFGQPRVGDENFIEYMKEQLTKHEVPYYRVVYSNDMVPRMPYDNSTFMFKHFGTCIYYNSLYREKILVEEPDKNDSFLLLFIPKMLNAAWELIRSCILPCVHGRKYQEGGLLLFMRVVGLLLPGMPAHCPQDYVNSTRLGSSDHSTEDVAKYQKIGIVPA from the exons ATGGCGAACAATAGTTGCAACAAATCTTTCTGCCGCAACTATATGTTGCTAAAGCCAGAAGAATGTAGTGTATTAGATTTGGCAAAAATTTTGTTTTCCCATAAAAGTTTGGGAGAAAAAGAATTCGTGGACTGCCCTAATGAAGAAATGATTAAGGAGCCTTTGTCACGTAGATGGGTTATATTTTTATCCATTCTAGTCCAGAAGATTTTACTCGCAATTGCTAAACCTTTAGCAGGGTTCGGCAATGGCATTGAGTACTGGCTTAACCTTCAAAACGTTAATGGCGGCTTCTTCCGTCTTCTTTTCAAATCcttaatat GTAAAGCTGTATCACCGGATAAGGAATCAGCGGCGTACTTGTCATTTATTGGAAATCTGGATAAAAGAGTTGAGCTGGATTTTAGTAAGAATGTTGGAGGACGTAGAAGATATGATGAGGCAATCAGCATGATGGCTGCAAAAGCAGCTTACGAAAACAAAGCATATGTTGAAACTACTGTTACGGATCACTGGAAG ATGGATCTGGTGGGCTCTTTTGACTTCTGGAATC AATATCAACAGAAAGCTACAACACAAGCATTCGTGCTTCAGGATAAAAACGTGGACCCTGAGCTGATTGTTGTGGCATTTAGAGGAACTGAATTCTTCAATTCTGATGATTGGATCTCCGACTTTAATCTCTCTTGGTATGACATTCCCGGCATGGGCAAAGTCCATGCCGGATTCGTTCAAGCTCTCGGCTTGCAAAAGAGCCTCGGATGGCCCAAAAATATTGTACAAACTGATGATAATATTAATCACCCACCTCCAGCCTACTATTTCCTAAGAAAATTGCTCAAACAACTTCTCGAGAAAAATGAGAAGGCAAGGTTTGTAGTTACTGGTCACAGTTTAGGTGGAGCACTTGCAATTTTATTTCCAGCAATATTAGCATTCCATGAGGAATCTTGGCTGTTGAAAAGATTAGGCGGCGTTTATACATTTGGTCAACCAAGAGTTggagatgaaaattttattgaGTATATGAAGGAACAATTAACAAAACATGAGGTTCCATACTATAGAGTTGTCTACAGCAATGATATGGTACCAAGAATGCCATATGACAATTCTACTTTCATGTTCAAGCACTTTGGAACTTGCATCTATTACAATAGCCTCTACAGAGAAAAA ATTTTAGTTGAAGAACCAGACAAGAATGACTCGTTTCTGTTACTGTTTATACCAAAGATGTTAAATGCAGCTTGGGAGCTGATCAGAAGCTGTATTCTACCATGTGTACACGGACGAAAGTATCAGGAAGGCGGGCTTCTTCTATTCATGAGGGTGGTAGGCTTGCTACTCCCAGGCATGCCTGCTCATTGTCCTCAGGATTATGTTAACTCTACCAGGCTCGGATCATCTGATCATTCCACTGAAGACGTTGCAAAGTATCAAAAGATTGGCATAGTACCAGCataa
- the LOC125848754 gene encoding triacylglycerol lipase OBL1-like, whose amino-acid sequence MERVSSKKYLQLKPDETSLLDLIRILFSGDLESKEFIESLRAKEIAFERRGYIFLSVSVQKALHFISKPLFFLGSTSESYLNLLASYQNLPTLFLRILQGKVEMPDKESASYLSAIGFIDQRVNSHKKFKPGDKTYIVALSAVASKVAYENKAFIRATVEDQWKMDLLGSYDFWNEYHEKKSTQGFLFHDKTPCPDIIIVAFRGTEPFNSDDWSTDFDISWYEFQGMGKVHSGFMKALGLQKDKKWPPNITQDDQRPLAYYTIREKLRDLLQKNKQTKFILTGHSLGGALAVLFAAVLAFHNETFILERLEAIYTFGQPRVGDAEFGDFMKENFRNYGIEYYRFVYSHDIVPRLPYDDSIMLFKHFGTCLYYNSIYEGKIVSEEPDRNYFSMRSLISKRVDALWELVRSFLLPYLYGTEYRENLLLQALRLYGLVFPGMPAHGPQEYINAICLGDANLFTNVGTSS is encoded by the exons ATGGAACGTGTGAGTAGCAAGAAGTACCTCCAATTGAAACCAGATGAAACAAGTCTTTTGGATCTCATACGTATTCTCTTCTCAGGGGATCTTGAGAGCAAAGAATTCATAGAAAGTTTGAGAGCGAAAGAGATAGCCTTTGAGCGTCGAGGATACATCTTTCTCTCCGTCTCCGTGCAAAAAGCACTTCATTTCATCTCAAAGCCTCTGTTTTTCTTAGGTTCAACTTCAGAGAGCTACTTAAATCTTCTTGCCAGTTACCAAAACCTTCCTACATTATTTTTGAGAATCCTACAAG GGAAGGTAGAGATGCCAGACAAAGAGTCAGCCAGCTATCTCTCTGCTATTGGATTTATAGACCAAAGAGTGAATAGTCATAAGAAGTTCAAACCAGGGGATAAAACGTATATTGTTGCGCTTTCTGCAGTGGCATCAAAAGTAGCCTACGAGAATAAAGCCTTCATCCGAGCAACTGTTGAAGATCAATGGAAG ATGGATTTGTTGGGTTCCTATGATTTTTGGAATG AATATCACGAAAagaaatcaactcaaggattctTATTTCATGATAAAACTCCTTGTCCAGACATAATAATTGTGGCATTTAGAGGTACAGAACCCTTCAATTCAGATGATTGGAGTACGGATTTCGACATATCTTGGTACGAATTCCAGGGCATGGGCAAAGTCCACAGCGGTTTCATGAAGGCTCTGGGCTTACAGAAAGATAAAAAATGGCCTCCCAATATTACACAAGACGACCAACGCCCATTAGCATACTACACAATCAGGGAAAAACTAAGAGACCTCTTACAGAAAAATAAGCAAACAAAGTTTATCCTAACAGGACACAGCTTAGGCGGTGCGCTTGCAGTTCTTTTTGCTGCAGTTCTTGCATTTCATAATGAGACTTTTATACTGGAAAGATTGGAAGCAATTTACACATTTGGGCAGCCAAGAGTAGGTGATGCCGAGTTTGGCGATTTCATGAAGGAAAATTTCAGGAATTATGGCATTGAATATTATAGGTTTGTTTACAGTCATGATATTGTGCCCAGATTGCCTTATGATGACTCTATCATGCTTTTTAAACACTTCGGAACATGCCTTTACTATAACAGCATATACGAAGGAAAG ATTGTGTCAGAAGAACCAGACAGGAATTACTTTTCTATGAGATCACTAATATCAAAGAGGGTGGATGCATTGTGGGAGTTGGTGAGAAGCTTTCTTCTTCCATATTTGTATGGAACAGAATACAGAGAAAACTTGCTTCTACAAGCACTTAGGTTGTATGGACTAGTATTTCCAGGCATGCCGGCTCATGGTCCCCAAGAGTATATTAATGCAATTTGTTTGGGAGATGCTAATTTGTTCACCAATGTTGGCACATCATCTTGA
- the LOC125848758 gene encoding uncharacterized protein LOC125848758 isoform X1 — MSERKLVVLGIPWDVDTEGLREYMIKYGDLEDCIVMKERATGRSRGFGYVTFATVEDAKNALSKEHFLGNRMLEVKVATPKEEMRAPAKKVTRIFVARIPPSVSEATFRGYFEKYGEITDLYMPKDPSTKGHRGIGFITFANAESVDDLMSDTHELGGSTIVVDRATPKAKDFRPVSRMSQGGGGYGAYNAYMSATTRYGALGAPTLYDHPSSMYGRGGGGGGFPSRGSMGQKIFVGRLPQEATTEDLRQYFGRFGRVLDVYVPKDPRRPGHRGFGFVTFADDGVADRVSRRPHEICGQQVAIDSATPLDDAGPSNNYMMDPPPPAPEAYGGYGGPMRTYGRMYGGLDYDDWGYGLGGGRPSRSDMRYRPY; from the exons ATGTCGGAGAGGAAGCTTGTG GTTTTAGGCATCCCATGGGACGTGGATACAGAAGGTCTAAGGGAATATATGATCAAATATGGAGACTTGGAGGACTGTATTGTGATGAAG GAACGTGCTACTGGTCGTTCTCGTGGATTCGGCTATGTCACATTTGCTACAGTTGAGGATGCTAAG AATGCATTGTCTAAGGAGCACTTTCTTGGAAACAGAATGCTAGAAGTGAAAGTGGCGACACCGAAG GAGGAGATGAGGGCTCCTGCAAAGAAAGTGACCAGGATTTTCGTTGCTAGGATTCCTCCGTCTGTGTCTGAAGCTACTTTCAGAGG TTATTTTGAGAAGTACGGTGAAATAACAGATCTATACATGCCAAAG GATCCATCTACCAAGGGACATCGTGGAATTGGGTTTATTACTTTTGCAAATGCTG AATCAGTTGATGATCTGATGAGTGACACCCACGAACTGGGAGGTTCCACAATTGTGGTTGACCGAGCAACACCCAAGGCAA AAGATTTCAGACCTGTTAGTCGGATGTCTCAGGGTGGAGGAGGATATGGTGCATATAATGCATATATGAGTGCAACTACTAGATATGGTGCGCTTGGTGCTCCCACCTTATATGATCATCCTAGTTCTATGTATGGAA gaggaggaggaggtggaGGATTTCCATCTCGTGGCAGCATGGGCCAGAAGATCTTTGTTGGTCGACTACCTCAAGAGGCAACAACTGAAGATCTTCGCCAGTATTTTGGTAGATTTGGCCGTGTTTTAGATGTATATGTCCCAAAG GATCCAAGAAGACCAGGGCACAGAGGGTTCGGTTTTGTCACATTTGCTGATGATGGTGTTGCAGATCGTGTTTCTCGAAGGCCTCATGAGATATGTGGACAACAG GTTGCAATCGATTCTGCTACTCCCCTTGATGATGCTGGTCCAAGTAATAATTACATGATGGATCCTCCTCCTCCTGCTCCTGAAGCATATGGGGGATATGGTGGTCCTATGCGTACTTATGGAAGGATGTATGGGGGCCTAGATTATGATGAT TGGGGTTACGGCCTGGGTGGTGGGAGACCTTCAAGATCAGATATGAGATACAGGCCCTACTAG
- the LOC125848758 gene encoding uncharacterized protein LOC125848758 isoform X2: MSERKLVVLGIPWDVDTEGLREYMIKYGDLEDCIVMKERATGRSRGFGYVTFATVEDAKNALSKEHFLGNRMLEVKVATPKEEMRAPAKKVTRIFVARIPPSVSEATFRGYFEKYGEITDLYMPKDPSTKGHRGIGFITFANAESVDDLMSDTHELGGSTIVVDRATPKAKDFRPVSRMSQGGGGYGAYNAYMSATTRYGALGAPTLYDHPSSMYGRGGGGGFPSRGSMGQKIFVGRLPQEATTEDLRQYFGRFGRVLDVYVPKDPRRPGHRGFGFVTFADDGVADRVSRRPHEICGQQVAIDSATPLDDAGPSNNYMMDPPPPAPEAYGGYGGPMRTYGRMYGGLDYDDWGYGLGGGRPSRSDMRYRPY; the protein is encoded by the exons ATGTCGGAGAGGAAGCTTGTG GTTTTAGGCATCCCATGGGACGTGGATACAGAAGGTCTAAGGGAATATATGATCAAATATGGAGACTTGGAGGACTGTATTGTGATGAAG GAACGTGCTACTGGTCGTTCTCGTGGATTCGGCTATGTCACATTTGCTACAGTTGAGGATGCTAAG AATGCATTGTCTAAGGAGCACTTTCTTGGAAACAGAATGCTAGAAGTGAAAGTGGCGACACCGAAG GAGGAGATGAGGGCTCCTGCAAAGAAAGTGACCAGGATTTTCGTTGCTAGGATTCCTCCGTCTGTGTCTGAAGCTACTTTCAGAGG TTATTTTGAGAAGTACGGTGAAATAACAGATCTATACATGCCAAAG GATCCATCTACCAAGGGACATCGTGGAATTGGGTTTATTACTTTTGCAAATGCTG AATCAGTTGATGATCTGATGAGTGACACCCACGAACTGGGAGGTTCCACAATTGTGGTTGACCGAGCAACACCCAAGGCAA AAGATTTCAGACCTGTTAGTCGGATGTCTCAGGGTGGAGGAGGATATGGTGCATATAATGCATATATGAGTGCAACTACTAGATATGGTGCGCTTGGTGCTCCCACCTTATATGATCATCCTAGTTCTATGTATGGAA gaggaggaggtggaGGATTTCCATCTCGTGGCAGCATGGGCCAGAAGATCTTTGTTGGTCGACTACCTCAAGAGGCAACAACTGAAGATCTTCGCCAGTATTTTGGTAGATTTGGCCGTGTTTTAGATGTATATGTCCCAAAG GATCCAAGAAGACCAGGGCACAGAGGGTTCGGTTTTGTCACATTTGCTGATGATGGTGTTGCAGATCGTGTTTCTCGAAGGCCTCATGAGATATGTGGACAACAG GTTGCAATCGATTCTGCTACTCCCCTTGATGATGCTGGTCCAAGTAATAATTACATGATGGATCCTCCTCCTCCTGCTCCTGAAGCATATGGGGGATATGGTGGTCCTATGCGTACTTATGGAAGGATGTATGGGGGCCTAGATTATGATGAT TGGGGTTACGGCCTGGGTGGTGGGAGACCTTCAAGATCAGATATGAGATACAGGCCCTACTAG
- the LOC125848756 gene encoding uncharacterized protein LOC125848756, with the protein MKQNSTSLRNSGLYTSPATPEYGDNNVRGFQKGWSSERVPLPTNSGRRHISTTALMPFNSGRTVPSKWDDAERWITSPVSSYGPNAQTYRGPKSKSGPLGAPGLMYLPNYSPSVPVLESGGISNFIANSPFTTGVLVPDGVSIHYGAGGNSGGLYAQNSMARATSAPGLSDLFSESSVPSSLDDDTKEPDSVSCGVLRRDMATQMSSDSSTHTSPQERSSSIPPGVEQSKQHATKVEIRDVQVDKGATISGLSRKRRVRKPKKELPDVSEPISPWDVADGAKSMSKSQREEARIAAWENLQKAKAEAEIQKLEMKLEKRRSASMDKILNKLRHAQVKAQDMRRATSESQPRRDSHRIIPFREYFKIASFGSCFVCRIP; encoded by the exons ATGAAGCAGAATTCTACTTCCTTGAGGAATTCGGGTTTATATACAAGCCCAGCAACACCAGAATATGGAGATAATAATGTTAGAGGATTTCAGAAGGGATGGAGTTCCGAACGAGTCCCGTTGCCGACTAACAGTGGCAGGAGGCATATTAGTACCACTGCATTGATGCCTTTCAATAGTGGAAGGACAGTGCCTTCAAAATGGGATGATGCTGAAAGGTGGATTACTAGCCCAGTGTCAAGTTATGGTCCAAACGCGCAAACCTACAGGGGCCCCAAGTCAAAAAGTGGACCGCTTGGGGCACCTGGCCTAATGTACTTACCAAACTATTCGCCCTCTGTACCAGTCCTAGAAAGTGGAGGTATAAGTAACTTCATTGCAAATTCACCATTTACTACTGGTGTGCTGGTGCCTGATGGAGTATCCATTCATTATGGTGCTGGTGGAAACTCTGGTGGTCTATATGCTCAGAATAGTATGGCTCGAGCAACTAGTGCTCCCGGTCTGTCAGATTTGTTCAGTGAATCTTCAGTACCAAGCTCTCTAG ATGATGATACGAAGGAGCCAGATTCTGTTTCCTGTGGAGTTTTGAGGAGAGATATGGCAACACAAATGAGCTCTGATAGCAGTACACATACTTCTCCCCAAGAAAGGTCATCTTCAATCCCTCCTGGAGTGGAGCAGAGCAAGCAGCATGCTACTAAAGTCGAGATTAGAGACGTTCAGGTTGACAAAGGAGCCACAATTTCAGGGCTATCTCGGAAACGCCGGGTGAGGAAACCCAAGAAAGAATTACCAGACGTGAGTGAGCCTATTTCACCGTGGGATGTTGCAGATGGAGCAAAGAGTATGTCAAA GTCGCAAAGAGAGGAAGCCAGGATCGCTGCTTGGGAGAACTTGCAGAAGGCCAAAGCAGAAGCAGAAATCCAAAAGCTTGAG ATGAAACTAGAAAAGAGGAGGTCAGCATCCATGGATAAGATTCTGAACAAGCTTAGACATGCTCAGGTGAAGGCCCAAGATATGAGACGTGCAACTTCGGAAAGTCAGCCTCGAAGGGATTCCCACAGAATCATTCCGTTTCGGGAGTATTTCAAGATTGCATCATTTGGCAGTTGCTTTGTTTGCCGTATCCCTTAA
- the LOC125848750 gene encoding zeaxanthin epoxidase, chloroplastic — translation MYSTVFYSSVHPSTSVFSRKQLPLLISKDFTAELYHSLPCRSLENGHIKKVKGVKVKATLAEAPVTPTEKSDSGVNGDLKVPQKKLKVLVAGGGIGGLVFALAAKKKGFDVLVFERDLSAIRGEGQYRGPIQIQSNALAALEAIDMDVAEDIMNAGCITGQRINGLVDGISGNWYCKFDTFTPAVERGLPVTRVISRMTLQQILARAVGEDIIMNESNVVDFEDDGEKVSVVLENGQRFTGDLLVGADGIRSKVRTNLFGPSEVTYSGYTCYTGIADFVPADIDTVGYRVFLGHKQYFVSSDVGGGKMQWYAFYNEPAGGVDAPNGKKERLLKIFGGWCDNVIDLLVSTDEDAILRRDIYDRPPTFSWGRGRVTLLGDSVHAMQPNLGQGGCMAIEDSYQLALELDKACSRSAESGSPVDIISSLRSYESARKLRVGVIHGLARMAAIMASTYKAYLGVGLGPLSFLTQYRIPHPGRVGGRVFIDLGMPLMLSWVLGGNGDKLEGRIKHCRLSEKANDQLRKWFEDDDALERATDAEWLLLPAGNGTSGLEAIVLSRDDDVPCTIGSVPHTNIPGKSVVLPLPQVSEMHARISCKDGAFFVTDLQSEHGTWVTDNEGRRHRTSPNFPTRFHPSDVIEFGSDKAAFRVKAMKFPPKTTTERKEEREAVGAA, via the exons ATGTATTCAACTGTGTTTTACTCTTCAGTTCATCCTTCCACTTCAGTTTTTTCAAGAAAGCAGCTGCCTTTATTGATTTCCAAGGACTTTACTGCAGAGTTATATCATTCTTTACCTTGTAGGAGCTTGGAAAATGGGCATATCAAGAAGGTTAAAGGAGTAAAAGTAAAAGCCACACTAGCTGAAGCTCCGGTTACTCCTACAGAGAAGAGTGACTCTGGGGTTAACGGTGATTTGAAGGTTCCACAGAAGAAGCTGAAAGTACTTGTTGCGGGTGGTGGGATTGGAGGGTTAGTTTTTGCTTTGGCAGCAAAGAAAAAGGGGTTTGATGTGTTGGTGTTTGAGAGGGATTTAAGTGCTATCAGAGGAGAGGGGCAATATAGAGGTCCAATTCAGATACAGAGCAATGCATTGGCTGCTTTGGAAGCAATTGATATGGATGTTGCTGAAGACATCATGAATGCTGGCTGCATCACTGGTCAAAGGATTAATGGCTTGGTTGATGGTATTTCTGGCAACTG GTATTGCAAGTTTGATACGTTCACTCCAGCAGTGGAACGTGGACTTCCTGTGACAAGAGTTATCAGTCGCATGACTTTGCAGCAGATCCTTGCACGTGCTGTTGGGGAGGATATAATTATGAATGAAAGTAATGTTGTGGACTTTGAGGATGATGGGGAGAAG GTTAGTGTGGTTCTTGAGAATGGACAACGATTTACAGGTGATCTTCTGGTTGGTGCTGATGGCATAAGGTCTAAG GTACGGACTAATTTGTTTGGACCCAGTGAAGTTACTTACTCTGGCTACACTTGTTATACTGGAATTGCAGATTTTGTTCCTGCTGATATTGATACAGTTGG GTACCGAGTCTTTTTGGGCCACAAACAGTACTTTGTTTCTTCAGATGTGGGGGGAGGCAAGATGCAGTGGTATGCATTTTACAATGAACCAGCTGGTGGTGTGGATGCTCCAAATG GTAAAAAGGAAAGATTGCTTAAAATATTTGGGGGATGGTGTGACAATGTCATAGACCTATTAGTTTCCACAGATGAAGATGCAATTCTTCGTCGTGACATCTATGATAGACCACCAACTTTTAGTTGGGGAAGAGGTCGTGTTACATTGCTTGGGGACTCTGTCCATGCTATGCAGCCTAATTTGGGTCAAGGGGGATGCATGGCCATAGAG GATAGCTATCAACTAGCACTGGAACTTGACAAAGCATGTAGTCGAAGTGCCGAGTCAGGAAGCCCTGTGGATATCATCTCATCTTTAAGGAG CTATGAAAGTGCTAGAAAACTTCGAGTTGGAGTCATCCATGGACTGGCTAGAATGGCTGCAATCATGGCATCTACTTACAAGGCTTATCTTGGCGTCGGACTTGGTCCACTATCA TTTTTGACGCAGTATAGAATACCACATCCTGGAAGAGTTGGTGGAAGAGTATTTATTGACTTGGGAATGCCTCTGATGTTAAGTTGGGTTCTAGGAGGCAATGG gGACAAGCTTGAAGGCAGAATAAAACATTGCAGGCTATCTGAGAAA GCAAATGACCAATTGAGAAAATggtttgaagatgatgatgctTTAGAGCGTGCTACTGATGCAGA GTGGTTACTTTTACCTGCGGGGAATGGCACTTCTGGTTTAGAAGCTATTGTTTTAAGCAGAGATGACGATGTCCCTTGCACTATCGG GTCCGTCCCACATACAAACATTCCTGGAAAATCAGTAGTTTTACCTTTGCCACAG gTGTCTGAAATGCACGCCCGAATATCCTGCAAAGATGGAGCATTTTTTGTAACTGATTTACAAAGCGAACATGGCACCTGGGTTACAGA taatgaagGCAGAAGACACCGGACGTCTCCAAACTTCCCTACACGTTTTCATCCATCGGATGTTATCGAATTTGGTTCTGATAAG GCAGCATTTCGTGTAAAGGCAATGAAATTTCCTCCAAAAACTACTACTGAAAGGAAGGAAGAGCGTGAAGCAGTGGGGGCTGCGTAA